A genome region from Verrucomicrobiota bacterium includes the following:
- a CDS encoding NAD(P)-dependent oxidoreductase, translated as MPEKIGFVGVGRMGGNMARRLKECGYPIAAVYDVNTAAAQALAQELGCETATAPKQVTKLSDVIITVVTDDKAMKKIFNGGLLSRAKGKLFINCATITPSVHVWVEQKCESKGASSLEACMASSITQARQGTLYLMCGGKAEVFERAKPLLEKLSDDGKLLRYVGSAGKAAQVKALVNMVMNINTAGLAEGLGLGAALGLDLPLLREVFSQTGANSRVLQTDGEDMQNRDHSCFFSAAHAAKDSGIALKLGKAQGLVLPLANATKKQYDRMVEKGLGELDKSGIAELTFKDRRGSE; from the coding sequence ATGCCAGAAAAAATTGGATTCGTCGGCGTCGGTCGGATGGGCGGCAACATGGCGCGTCGTCTGAAGGAGTGCGGTTACCCAATCGCGGCGGTCTATGATGTCAACACCGCTGCCGCGCAGGCGCTCGCCCAGGAACTCGGGTGCGAAACCGCCACCGCGCCCAAACAAGTGACGAAACTCTCGGATGTCATCATCACCGTCGTGACCGATGACAAGGCGATGAAAAAGATTTTCAACGGCGGCCTATTGTCGCGCGCCAAGGGAAAGCTCTTCATCAACTGCGCCACCATCACGCCGTCGGTTCACGTGTGGGTCGAGCAAAAGTGCGAGAGCAAAGGCGCAAGTTCGCTGGAAGCCTGCATGGCCTCGAGCATCACGCAAGCGCGACAGGGCACGCTTTATCTCATGTGCGGCGGCAAGGCGGAAGTTTTTGAGCGCGCCAAGCCGTTGCTTGAAAAACTTAGCGACGACGGCAAATTGCTTCGTTACGTCGGGTCGGCCGGAAAAGCCGCGCAAGTCAAGGCATTGGTCAACATGGTGATGAACATCAACACCGCCGGTCTGGCCGAAGGCCTTGGTTTGGGTGCCGCGTTGGGACTCGATCTGCCCCTGCTGCGGGAAGTGTTCTCCCAAACCGGCGCGAACTCCCGCGTGCTGCAAACCGACGGTGAAGACATGCAGAACCGCGACCACTCCTGTTTCTTTTCCGCCGCGCACGCCGCCAAGGATTCCGGCATCGCGCTCAAGCTCGGCAAGGCGCAAGGTCTTGTCCTGCCGCTCGCCAACGCCACCAAGAAACAATACGACCGCATGGTGGAGAAAGGGCTGGGCGAACTGGATAAATCGGGCATCGCCGAGTTGACGTTCAAAGACCGGCGCGGCAGCGAGTGA
- a CDS encoding galactosyldiacylglycerol synthase has protein sequence MPNLYNKDTNEFVGIITEDQLDFLKAQLEEESAEDTDYYLNRDTLELFERQGADAGLMELLRRAMGDKEEVEVRWVS, from the coding sequence ATGCCCAACCTTTACAATAAAGACACGAACGAGTTCGTGGGGATAATCACCGAAGACCAGTTGGATTTCCTGAAGGCGCAACTGGAGGAGGAATCCGCCGAGGACACCGACTATTATCTTAATCGCGATACGCTTGAGCTGTTCGAGCGACAGGGTGCCGATGCCGGTTTGATGGAACTGCTTCGCCGAGCCATGGGCGACAAGGAAGAGGTCGAAGTCCGTTGGGTGAGCTAG
- a CDS encoding xylose isomerase, which yields MPPRINKPILRHIANLWTLVWHPTKKREWSLERKLRAVKEAGFDGFTTQLTPAHKKLGDKLGLIRVGYFSSGNPAEFAALLRQQKDAGAHHINVQLADHDTPTDVAIRLTKRLMIEAKKLDVETAVEVHRDTCTETPEKTYALADGYQRATGELLPMTWDYSHLAIVKHLLPPYWERLGVRPDLILRAQQFHFRPFNGHHCQVPVTDGRGRLTPEVLDYLPFVERVMETWLAAATPGREMFAVPEMGPLWLGYNLHCLPSSWEDAKVLRVEIEKCWQKALRRWKLFP from the coding sequence ATGCCACCCCGAATCAACAAACCGATCCTACGCCACATCGCCAATCTCTGGACGCTGGTCTGGCATCCCACGAAGAAACGAGAATGGTCGTTGGAACGGAAACTCCGCGCGGTCAAGGAAGCCGGCTTCGATGGCTTCACCACACAACTTACTCCGGCTCACAAGAAGTTGGGCGATAAACTCGGCCTCATCCGCGTCGGTTATTTTTCCTCTGGTAATCCCGCTGAGTTCGCCGCGTTGCTGCGACAACAAAAGGACGCGGGCGCGCATCACATCAACGTCCAACTTGCCGATCACGACACGCCAACCGATGTCGCCATTCGGCTGACGAAGCGGTTGATGATCGAAGCCAAAAAGCTGGACGTTGAGACCGCCGTGGAAGTGCATCGTGACACCTGCACCGAGACGCCTGAAAAAACCTACGCGCTGGCCGACGGTTATCAGCGAGCCACGGGAGAGTTGTTGCCGATGACGTGGGATTATTCGCACCTCGCCATTGTCAAACATCTGTTGCCGCCGTATTGGGAGCGGCTCGGCGTGCGACCGGATTTGATTCTGCGCGCGCAACAGTTTCATTTCCGTCCCTTCAACGGCCATCATTGCCAGGTGCCGGTTACCGATGGGCGAGGCAGATTGACGCCGGAAGTCCTGGACTATCTGCCGTTTGTCGAAAGGGTGATGGAGACGTGGTTGGCCGCGGCGACGCCGGGTCGGGAAATGTTCGCCGTGCCGGAGATGGGACCGCTCTGGCTCGGCTACAATTTGCATTGCCTTCCCAGCAGTTGGGAAGACGCTAAAGTCCTGAGGGTCGAAATTGAAAAATGCTGGCAAAAAGCGTTGAGAAGGTGGAAGCTTTTTCCATGA